From a single Phalacrocorax carbo chromosome 10, bPhaCar2.1, whole genome shotgun sequence genomic region:
- the RRN3 gene encoding RNA polymerase I-specific transcription initiation factor RRN3, giving the protein MLGGEEFISSPPRKTVRFGGTLTDILLKYHKGETTDFELLKHQLSDPDIKDAQIINWLHEFRASVVYLTKELEQLVSILLKLPWLKRSREVVEEYLGFLGNLVSAQTVHLRPCLRMIVSQFVPSRITIREDDVDISDSDDDDENLSENFNTCHRALQTVARYVPSTPQFLMPILVENFPFINKSERTLECYVHNLLRVTVYLPTLRLQILELIVEKLLKLDVSTPQQDIEDAEETANSSDSEEKPAEEGLFDMEEDEERKGNKVASSSSERMAHPLAERLDILMTILFSYIKDVCHVDGKLDIKNTKDLYRDLVSVFDKLILPTHASCHVQYFMFYICSFKLGFAEAFLDHLWKKLQDPNNPSVIRQTAGSYIGSFLARAKFIPVVTVKACLDLLVNWMHKYIDNQDTGANAYCDVALHGPFYSTCQAAFYTLIFRHKQLLDGNLRKGLSYLQSLNFERIVMCQLNPLKICIPSVVNLFAAITRKYQLVFCYTIIERNNRQFIPVVRSGTGGDLVQTCTNPLDSFFPFDPYMLKRSKKIIDPFYQFWEELSAEDLENLKKPIKRGTSEDEDDDFLKGETPQNDGVVGIAPNSYESNTRSPVSSIGSPPDCYVPYPQ; this is encoded by the exons atgctgggaggggaggagttCATCAGCTCTCCGCCCAGGAAGACGGTGCGGTTCGGGGGGACCCTGACGGATATCTTGCTGAAGTACCACAAG GGTGAGACCACAGATTTTGAGCTGTTAAAACATCAGCTGTCAGATCCAGACATAAAG GATGCCCAGATCATTAATTGGCTGCATGAATTTCGAGCTTCTGTTGTATATTTGACCAAAGAGCTTGAACAGCTGGTCAGCATTTTATTG AAGCTGCCATGGTTGAAAAGAAGCCGAGAGGTAGTGGAAGAATATCTGGGTTTTCTTGGCAATCTAGTGTCAGCACAAACTGTCCATCTTAGGCCATGCCTCCGGATGATTGTATCACAGTTTGTCCCCt CTCGAATAACCATCAGAGAAGATGATGTGGATATTTCAGAttctgatgatgatgatgaaa acCTCTCTGAAAACTTTAATACATGCCATAGAGCATTGCAAACTGTTGCAAGATATGTTCCTTC gACACCACAATTTCTCATGCCGATACTTGTGGAAAACTTTCCTTTCATCAATAAATCAGAAAGGACTCTG GAATGTTATGTTCATAACCTGCTACGAGTTACGGTGTACCTTCCAACTCTGAGGCTTCAAATTTTGGAGCTTATTGTTGAAAAGCTGTTGAAGTTGGAT GTCAGTACTCCACAGCAAGATATTGAAGACGCTGAAGAAACCGCTAATAGCTCTGATAGTGAGGAAAAACCTGCAGAGGAGGGACTTTTTGACATG gaggaagatgaggaaagaaaaggaaacaaagttgCATCTTCCAGTAGTGAAAGAATGGCCCATCCACTTGCAGAGCGCCTTGATATTTTGATGACCATCCTGTTTTCCTATATTAAAGATGTTTGCCACGTGGATG GCAAGCTTGACATCAAAAACACAAAGGATTTGTATCGGGATCTGGTTTCTGTTTTTGATAAGCTCATTTTACCAACTCATGCTTCATGCCATGTACAGTATTTCATGTTCTATATCTGTAGCTTTAAATTG GGGTTTGCTGAGGCGTTTTTAGACCATCTTTGGAAAAAACTGCAAGATCCAAACAATCCTTCAGTGATCAGGCAGACTGCTGGGAGTTATATTGGCAGCTTCTTGGCAAGAGCTAAATTTATTCCAGTTGT TACAGTAAAAGCATGCCTGGATCTTCTGGTTAACTGGATGCATAAATACATTGATAATCAGGATACAGGGGCTAATGCTTACTGTGATGTAGCTCTCCATGGGCCATTTTATTCTACATGTCAGGCAGCGTTCTATACGCTTATTTTCCGTCATAAGCAGCTTTTGGACGGCAACTTAAGGAAAG GTCTGTCATATCTGCAGAGTTTAAATTTTGAGCGCATTGTCATGTGTCAGCTAAACCCTCTGAAGATTTGTATACCCTCTGTTGTGAACTTGTTTGCTGCCATCACCAG GAAATACCAGTTGGTGTTCTGCTACACAATTATCGAGAGGAACAATAGGCAGTTTATACCAGTTGTTCGGAGCGGCACTGGGGGCGACCTTGTGCAGACATGCACTAACCCACTTGACAGTTTCTTCCCTTTTGATCCCTACATGCTCAAAAG GTCGAAGAAGATTATTGATCCTTTTTATCAATTTTGGGAAGAGCTGAGCGCTGAAGATCTTGAGAATCTGAAGAAACCCATTAAAAGG GGTACTTCTGAAGATGAAGACGATGACTTTTTGAAAGGAGAAACCCCTCAAAATGATGGCGTGGTTGGAATTGCTCCAAATTCTTATGAGTCAAATACCCGGAGCCCAGTGAGCAGCATTGGCTCCCCTCCAGACTGTTACGTGCCGTACCCTCAATGA
- the NTAN1 gene encoding protein N-terminal asparagine amidohydrolase isoform X2 yields MPLLINGERIDLARPAGDMIRAYPHLEEKAKLLRSQPAQIVEPKGLLYVQQREFAVTTPKDGSGATCLTHCDGSDTEAEVSLIMSSVKSFSNTTGCGRLEVHLVGGFNDDRQLSQKLTNQLLRAFDLQPDDVHLVTFCVTELNDREEKDIHFPVIYGIAVNVKTGEIFPATFPEKGPDEALRSAHVLTGATLTNIYDAKMEQLHIGPYFWRPFPHVDFWLEQDDKQILQNLSTSPLAEPPHFVSHIRSTLTFLKEHPFPSRSLFPDSKPRIYKKNEEGLWEQVCSDKI; encoded by the exons ATGCCGCTGCTGATTAACGGTGAGCGGATCGACCTGGCCCGGCCCGCGGGGGACATGATCCGCGCCTACCCGCACCTCGAG GAAAAGGCAAAACTTCTGAGAAGTCAGCCTGCTCAAATTGTGGAACCCAAAGGTCTTCTGTATGTCCAGCAGAGAGAATTTGCAGTGACTACCCCTAAAGATG GCAGTGGAGCTACCTGCTTGACACACTGTGATGGATCAGACACAGAAGCTGAGGTGTCACTCATAATGAGTTCAGTAAAATCTTTCTCTAACACCACAGGATGTGGAAG GCTGGAAGTGCACCTAGTTGGAGGTTTCAATGATGATAGGCAGTTATCACAAAAACTTACTAATCAGCTTCTTA GAGCATTCGATCTCCAGCCAGATGATGTTCACTTAGTGACTTTCTGCGTAACAG aactaaatgacagagaagaaaaggatatTCACTTCCCAGTCATTTATGGAATTG CTGTGAATGTGAAAACAGGAGAGATTTTCCCTGCAACCTTCCCAGAGAAAGGGCCAGATGAGGCCTTGCGGTCAGCCCATGTTTTAACAGGAGCAACA CTGACTAACATTTATGATGCAAAGATGGAGCAACTGCATATTGGGCCGTATTTCTGGAGGCCTTTCCCACATGTGGATTTCTGGTTGGAACAAGATGATAAACAGATTTTACAG AATCTTTCTACATCGCCCCTGGCTGAGCCACCCCACTTTGTTTCCCACATAAGATCTAcactaacatttttaaaagaacatccCTTTCCATCTCGCTCCCTGTTTCCTGACAGCAAACCTCGCATctacaaaaaaaatgaagaaggcTTGTGGGAACAGGTTTGTTCTGACAAGATCTAA
- the LOC135315199 gene encoding uncharacterized protein LOC135315199 — translation MPTVATDQSSTPTPDMKSPTKRRNAWKRRQLRQPPRGVRGALHCCGERPAVGTGPRPPGCRPRLERLKAGGGERPLGSAGWPRQARRSRFPPQRPGRRGPARRCPLRGVALRCGPALPRGAGGPRRWRRRCCRRFPAMAAPGGLGRCVAAFWLALAFDALGLAVLLVGVFADVVFSDLLIYAGGIGIFLSLIWWVFWYAGNLEVPLEELRDDVGLAPPKGRGESLLRGLVHGLSRRVSSAFAPAPRSRAGAAAAAELELQRAGCPRGRPADSSRIC, via the exons ATGCCGACAGTTGCCACAGACCAATCCTCCACACCCACTCCTGATATGAAGTCTCCTACGAAGCGGAGAAACGCCTGGAAGAGGCGCCAGCTGCGCCAGCCGCCTCGAGGGGTCAGGGGTGCCCTACACTGCTGCGGGGAGAGGCCGGCTGTAGGAACCGGGCCTCGGCCACCGGGCTGTCGGCCGCGCCTGGAGAGGCTTAAGGCGGGAGGCGGCGAGCGCCCGCTGGGCTCCGCGGGGTGGCCCCGGCAGGCGCGACGCTCCCGCTTTCCACCTCAGCGCCCGGGGAGGCGTGGCCCCGCGCGCAGGTGCCCGCTGAGGGGCGTGGCCCTCAGGTGCggccccgccctcccccgggGTGCGGGCGGCCCAAGGCGGTGGCGgcgccgctgctgccgccgcttCCCCGCCATGGCGGCCCCCGGCGGGCTGGGCCGCTGCGTGGCTGCCTTCTGGCTGGCGCTGGCGTTCGACGCGCTgggcctggctgtgctgctggttgGTGTGTTCGCCGACGTGGTGTTCTCCGACCTGCTCATCTATGCGGGTGGCATCGGCATCTTCCTTAGCCTCATCTGGTGGGTGTTCTGGTACGCGGGCAACCTGGAGGTGCCGCTGGAGGAGCTGCGCGACGACGTGGGGTTGGCGCCGCCCAAGGGTCGCGGGGAGAGCCTGCTGCGGGGGCTGGTGCACGGCCTCAGCCGCCGCGTCTCCTCTGCCTTCGCTcccgcgccccgctcccgcgccggggccgccgccgccgccgagctgGAGCTGCAGCGCGCCGGGTGTCCGCGGGGCCGTCCCGCCGACTCCAGCAG GATCTGCTGA
- the NTAN1 gene encoding protein N-terminal asparagine amidohydrolase isoform X1 — MPLLINGERIDLARPAGDMIRAYPHLEEKAKLLRSQPAQIVEPKGLLYVQQREFAVTTPKDGSVSILGSDDATTCHIVVLRHTGSGATCLTHCDGSDTEAEVSLIMSSVKSFSNTTGCGRLEVHLVGGFNDDRQLSQKLTNQLLRAFDLQPDDVHLVTFCVTELNDREEKDIHFPVIYGIAVNVKTGEIFPATFPEKGPDEALRSAHVLTGATLTNIYDAKMEQLHIGPYFWRPFPHVDFWLEQDDKQILQNLSTSPLAEPPHFVSHIRSTLTFLKEHPFPSRSLFPDSKPRIYKKNEEGLWEQVCSDKI, encoded by the exons ATGCCGCTGCTGATTAACGGTGAGCGGATCGACCTGGCCCGGCCCGCGGGGGACATGATCCGCGCCTACCCGCACCTCGAG GAAAAGGCAAAACTTCTGAGAAGTCAGCCTGCTCAAATTGTGGAACCCAAAGGTCTTCTGTATGTCCAGCAGAGAGAATTTGCAGTGACTACCCCTAAAGATG GTTCTGTTTCCATTCTTGGATCAGATGATGCAACTACCTGCCACATAGTTGTGCTCCGACACACAG GCAGTGGAGCTACCTGCTTGACACACTGTGATGGATCAGACACAGAAGCTGAGGTGTCACTCATAATGAGTTCAGTAAAATCTTTCTCTAACACCACAGGATGTGGAAG GCTGGAAGTGCACCTAGTTGGAGGTTTCAATGATGATAGGCAGTTATCACAAAAACTTACTAATCAGCTTCTTA GAGCATTCGATCTCCAGCCAGATGATGTTCACTTAGTGACTTTCTGCGTAACAG aactaaatgacagagaagaaaaggatatTCACTTCCCAGTCATTTATGGAATTG CTGTGAATGTGAAAACAGGAGAGATTTTCCCTGCAACCTTCCCAGAGAAAGGGCCAGATGAGGCCTTGCGGTCAGCCCATGTTTTAACAGGAGCAACA CTGACTAACATTTATGATGCAAAGATGGAGCAACTGCATATTGGGCCGTATTTCTGGAGGCCTTTCCCACATGTGGATTTCTGGTTGGAACAAGATGATAAACAGATTTTACAG AATCTTTCTACATCGCCCCTGGCTGAGCCACCCCACTTTGTTTCCCACATAAGATCTAcactaacatttttaaaagaacatccCTTTCCATCTCGCTCCCTGTTTCCTGACAGCAAACCTCGCATctacaaaaaaaatgaagaaggcTTGTGGGAACAGGTTTGTTCTGACAAGATCTAA